Below is a window of Nocardia asteroides DNA.
CAGCGCCTCGCGGCGCAGCGCTTGATAACCGAGCCCGATCCCGATCGCGACCGCCGCGCCGAACACCGGCCCGACCACCGCGCCCACCGACCAGCCGCGATGCGCGGCAAAGCCGAGCACGCCGACCACCGTGGCCAGCACCACCGCGATCAGGCTCCACGGCCGCGGCAACAGGTGCAGGTAGAGGAAGAACAATCCGAAGGCCAGGTACACCGCGTCGGGGGTGAGTCCGAGCAGCAGCAGCCACAACGCGGTGAGCGCGAACAGCCAGAGCAGGACCGCGGTCGCCGGTGACCTGACGGTCGAGCCGTCGGTGCGCTCCGGGTCGGTCGCGACACCGGCGCGCCGGAGCAGTTCGGCGCCCGCGAAGTAGACGAGCAGCCAGACGACGGTCGACACCACCACCGCGACATCGTGATCCCCGCCGCCCGGCAGCACCGCCCGCACCACGACCACCACGGCCAGCGCCGTGACCAGCACATGCAGGCCGAGCCGCAGCGTGGTGACGACCGGCGTCAGCGGGGACGAGTGCACCCGACCAGCTTATGTGCGGCAACTGCCCCGGCATCCATCGAAAGGTGTAAACGCGGGCCCACCTTGGATGGACGGGGTTTCCTGCGCCGGTGCGATGGCGGACCGGACGCGCGCGGCGAGAGTGGAGGCATGTTCGTCGCACTCCGAGATCTGCGGGCCGCCCGCGGCCGCTTCCTGCTGATCACCACCGTCGTACTGCTGGTGGCGGTGCTGGTGAGTTTCCTCAGCGGCCTCACCGCCGGACTGGCCCACCAGAACATCTCCGCGGTCGAGGGCATCGACGCCGAGCACGTGGTGTTCGCCGAGACCGGCACCGATCCGTCCTTCGACTCGTCGGTGCTCACCGAGCAGCAGATCGCGCGGTGGCGGGCCACGGACGGTATCCGGGTGGACCCGATCGGCATCTCCCGGGCGCGGGCCGAGCACGCGGGCGCCAGCCCGGAGCAGGTGGCGTTGTTCGGCGGCGACCCGTCGGCCTTCGGCAATCATCCTGCTACCGCGCCGGGCGCGGTGGTGCTGAGCGCCGCGGCGGCCCGCGAGCTGTCGGCGGGCGCGGGCGACACCGTGCTGCTGGCAGGCCACGAGTTCACCGTCGCCGAGGTGGCCGGGGACGAGTGGTACAGCCACACGCCGGTCGTCTGGACCAGCATGGCGGACTGGCAGGCGGCCAGCCCCCGCTCGGGCGCCGCCACCGTGCTCGCGGTGACCGGCGACGCTTCGCCCGCGGCCCTCGATACCGAAGCGGGCACCCGAACGGTGCCCGCGCAGGATGCCGTGCGGGCGATCGGGTCCTACCAGGCCGAGAACAGCTCGCTCACCCTGATGACGGTGCTGCTGTTCGCCATCTCCGCGCTGGTCATCGGGGCCTTCTTCACGGTGTGGACGGTCCAGCGCCAACCCGATATCGCCACCTTGAAGGCGCTCGGCGCGACCACCGGTTCACTGGTGCTCGACGCGCTGGCGCAGGCGGCGATCGTGCTGGTCGCCGGTGTCGCGGCCGGGCTCGGCATCACCGCGGTGACCTCCCTGTTCCTCGGCGACGCGATGCCGTTCGTGCTGTCGCCCGCGACGACGCTGGTCCCCGCGCTGGCCCTGATCGCGCTCGGCCTGGCCGGCGCCGCGGTCGCGTTGCGCTTCCTGTTCACCACCGATCCGCTGACCGCGCTCGGCGCGACCCGCTGAAGGACTCCCCCATGGCGCTCACTCTCACCGATGTCACCCTCACCTACCCCGACGGCGCGGGCAGGCTCACCGCGCTCGACCGCGTGCGCCTGCGCGTCCCCGGCGGCACCATCGCCGCCGTCACCGGACCGTCCGGCTCGGGCAAGTCGAGCCTGCTCGCGGTGGCGGCGACGCTGATCCGACCCGACGCGGGCACTGTCGTCCTCGACACCGACACGGGCAGTACCGATCTCGCGACGCTGGGCAGGCGCGAGGCGGCCACCGTCCGCCGCACCGCGATGGGCATCGTCTTCCAGCAGCCGAACCTCATCCCGGCCCTGACAGCCGTCGAACAGCTGGAGGTAACCGCCCACCTCGGCGGCAGGAAGCGCGCGAGCCGTGGCGAAACCCGCACCCGCGCCATGGAACTACTCGCCGCCGTCGGACTCGCCGACCACGCGGGCAAGCGACCCGCCCAGCTCTCCGGCGGTCAGCGTCAGCGCGTCAACATCGCCCGCGCCCTGATGAACGACCCCGCCCTGCTCGTCGTCGACGAGCCGACCAGCGCCCTCGACACCGAACGCGGCGCCGCCGTCCTCGACCTCATCACCACCATCGCCCGCACCCACCGAGCCGCCACCATCCTGGTCACCCACGACCCCACCCACCTGCACCGCATGGACGCCGTCTACCGCATGACCGACGGCCACCTGACCCCCCTCGAGGTCCCGGCCCGGACCTGATCCGGCCGGCCTAGAGCTCCGGCGAATTCGTGTCGAAAGTGGCTATTCCCAGCGCCTTCCACGCGGCGAGCAGCTTCCGATCGCCCGACGCCACAACCAGGTCGTCGTCGTCCAGTTGCGCCGCGGCCGCGCAGTGGACCGCATCGTAGCCACGCAATGCGTGCGCCTGCGCGAAGTCCGCCGCCGTCCGGATCAACGCCTCGTCCACCTCTGTCACGTTCAGCTGCTGCCAGTACTCATCCCGCAACCGCATCGCCGAGCGCAGTGCGATCTCGTCGAGCCTGCCCATTCGATGCGCCTGGGCCAGCGCCGCCGACGATTCCACGTAGAGCAGCCGACAAGCGACGATGTCGTCGGCCACGTCCCAGAATCGACGGCACGCGGCGCTGCCCGGCTCGGCCACCAACAGAGGGATGAACGCCGAAGTATCCAGGTAGCCGATCACCGACGCTGGTCATCGATCAGGTCGGAGACCATACCGCTGCCCTGAACCGGCTCGGCCGTAGGCCGCTTGCGCTTGCGGGCCGTCTGGATCCGGCCTTCCTCGCGCAACTGTTCCAAAGCCGTCAGCCGATCGACGGGGACGATACGAGCGATCGGTTTCCCGTGGTCGGTCACCGTCACAGTTCGCCCCGAACGCACATCGGCCAGATGACGGCTGAGGTGATCCCGTAGGTCCCGCACACCGACCTCCACCACGTCCCCTTTCGTAGCCATAAATTTCTAGCCAATTGTAGCCACCGCGCCACGTCACCGCACGGCGCGAACCGGCGTGCCCCTGGTCGGGGCACCGGGGGCCGGGCAGACTGGAACGATGAGCGAGCCGAAGCGGGTGATCGTGGTCGACGCGGCCAATGTCATCGGGTCCAAGGCCGACGGGTGGTGGCGGGACCGGGCGGGGGCGGCGCGGCGGCTGCTGGGGAGTATCGCGGGGCTGGTGGGGCGGTTGCCGGAGGCGACCGAGGTGATCGTGGTGCTCGAGGGCGCGGCGAAGGGCGCGGTGGACGGGGACGAACCGACCGCGCCGCGGATGACGGTGGTGCTCGCCGAGCGGTCGGGGGACGACAAGATCGTCGAAGTGGTCGCCGCGGCGACGGGGTTCGAGCAGCTCACGGTCGTCACCGCCGACCGGGAACTGCGGCATCGGGTGGAGGCCTACGGCGCGGATTCGGTGGGACCGGGCTGGCTGCGCAACCAGTTCGAGTGAGCCGCCGGTCGCGGCTATCCGCCGGTGACCGGGGCCGTCAACGCCGCCATGGCCATCTGCCGCAGCACCGGCCGCGCCTTGGTGGCGCTGGCCGGAGTGGCGCTGTGCGGGGTCGAGTTGATCAGGCCGAAGGCCGCGTGCGCCTGGATCCGGGCGGTCTCCTCGGCCAGGCCGGGATGCACGTCGCGCAGGACCTGTACCCAGACCTCCACGTAGTGCCGCTGGGTGCGGCGCAGCGTGCGGCGCTCGGCGGCGGGCACATTGTCCAGGTCGCGGTCCTGGATGCGGATGAGCTCGGGGTCGCCGAAGGCGAAGTCGAGGTGGAAGTCCACCAAGCCCTCGAGCGCCGCGCCGGGCGACTCCGCCGCCTCGACCACCGCGCGCCCGCCGGCCAGCAGCCGCTCACTGACGCCGACCAGCAGCTCGATCAGCAGCGCTTCTTTGTTCGCGAAGTGCCGGTAGACCGCGGGACCGCTGATGCCGACGGCCGCGCCGAGGTCGTCGAGGCGGACACCGAAGAACCCGCGATCGGCGATGAGCCGGGCTCCCGCGTCGAGCAGCTGCTCGCGTCGCTGGGCTTTCAGCACGTCACGCCGGGTCGCCGGGGCGGGCTCGACCGCAGCCAACCTCGTCTCCCTTCACCTGCTCTGGACAACTTGGTTAGTCAAGATTAACCTGAATTTCAGTTATTGGCGATTAACCGGATGGCAGGATGGCGTGATGACGGTGACGCACGACCTCGACAACGACGCCGCGGCCGCGACGAGCAACCGCGACGCGCACCACGCCCTGGTCGACGACCTGCGACAGCGGTTGGCGAGCACGGCGCTGGGCGGTCCGCAGAAGTCCCGCGAGCGGCACGTGGCCAGGGGCAAACTGCTCCCCCGCGAGCGGGTGGAACAGCTGCTCGACCCCGGCAGTCCGTTCCTCGAACTGGCCCCGCTGGCCGCCACGGGCATGTACGACGACGAATGCCCCGCCGCGGGCGTGATCGCCGGGATCGGCCGGATCGAGGGCCGGGAATGCCTGATCCTGGCCAACGACCCCACGGTCAAAGGCGGCACCTACTACCCGATGTCGGTGAAGAAGCACCTGCGCGCCCAGGAGGTGGCCGCGCAGAACAACCTCCCGTGCGTGTACCTGGTGGACTCCGGCGGCGCCTTCCTGCCCCGCCAGGACGAGGTGTTCCCGGACCGGGATCACTTCGGCCGCATCTTCTACAACCAGGCCAATATGAGCGCCAAGGGCATCGCCCAGATCGCGGCGGTGCTCGGCTCCTGCACCGCGGGCGGCGCCTACGTGCCCGCGATGGCCGACGAGGCCGTCATCGTGCGCGACCAGGGCACCATCTTCCTCGGCGGCCCGCCGCTGGTGAAGGCCGCGACCGGCGAGGTCGTCTCGGCCGAGGACCTGGGCGGCGGCCTGCTGCACTCGCGCACCTCCGGCGTCACCGACCATCTCGCCGACGACGATCGCGACGCGCTGCGGATCGTGCGCAAGATCGTCGGCACGCTGGGCCCGCGCCCCGAGGCGCCGTGGGAGGTGCTGCCGACCACCCCGCCCGCCAAGGCCGAGGACGAGCTCTACGACGTGGTCCCGGTCGACCCGCGCACCCCGTTCGACGTGCACGAGGTGATCGACCGGATCGTCGACGGCGAGGCGGGCTTCCACGAGTTCAAGGCCGAATACGGCAAGACGCTGGTCACCGGTTTCGCCCGCATCCACGGTCATCCGGTGGGCATCGTCGCCAACAACGGCGTGCTGTTCAGCGAATCCGCCATGAAGGGCGCGCATTTCATCGAACTGTGCGACAAGCGCAAGATCCCGCTGCTGTTCCTGCAGAACATCACCGGCTTCATGGTGGGCCGCGACTACGAGGCGGGCGGCATCGCCAAGCACGGCGCCAAGATGGTCACCGCCGTCGCGTGCGCGCGGGTGCCCAAGCTGACCGTGGTGATCGGCGGCTCGCACGGCGCGGGTAACTACTCCATGTGCGGGCGCGCGTATTCGCCGCGCTTCCTGTGGATGTGGCCGAACGCGCGGATCTCGGTGATGGGTGGCGAGCAGGCGGCCTCGGTGCTGGCGACGGTGCGCGGCGACCAGCTCGACAGCGCGGGCAAGCCCTGGTCGGAGGCGGATCAGGAGGCCTTCAAGGCGCCGATCCGGGAGCAGTACGAGAACCAGGGCAATCCCTACTACGCGACCGCGCGGATCTGGGACGACGGCGTGATCGCGCCCACTGACACCAGAACCGTGCTCGGACTTGCCCTCTCGGTGTGCGCGCAGGCGCCGCTCGAGCCCGTTTCCTACGGCGTCTTCCGGATGTGAGCGACATGCTGAACAATTCCCACCCCGTCGACTTCGACACCGTGCTCGTCGCCAATCGCGGCGAGATCGCGGTGCGGGTCATCAAGACCTTGCGCGCCATGGGTATTCGCTCGGTCGCGGTGTACAGCGACGCCGACGCCGGCGCGCGCCACGTCCGCGAGGCCGATGTGGCGGTGCGTCTGGGGCCCGCGCCCGCGCGCGAGAGCTACCTGTCGATCGAGAAGGTGGTCGACGCCGCGATCCGCTCCGGCGCGCAGGCCGTGCACCCCGGTTACGGCTTCCTGTCGGAGAATTCGGCCTTCGCCGCGGCCTTGGCCGACGCGGGCATCGTGTTCCTCGGTCCGCCCGCCAAGGCGATCGAGGTGATGGGCGACAAGATCACCGCCAAGAACACGGTCACCGCGTTCGGTGTGCCCGTGGTGCCCGGCATCGCCGAGCCGGGACTCACCGACGACCAATTGATCACCGCCGCCGCCGACGTGGGCTACCCGGTCCTGGTGAAGCCGTCGGCCGGTGGCGGCGGCAAGGGCATGCGCCGGGTCGACCGGGCCGAGGATCTGCCCGCCGCGCTGGTCAGCGCACGCCGTGAGGCAGGTGCCGCGTTCGGCGACGACACCTTGTTCCTGGAGCGGTTCGTCACCCGGCCCCGGCACATCGAGGTGCAGGTCCTGGCCGACAAGTTCGGCAATGTGGTGCACCTGGGCGAGCGCGAGTGCAGTTTGCAGCGCAGGCATCAGAAGGTGATCGAGGAGGCGCCGTCGCCGCTGCTCGACCCGGCGACCAGGGCCCGCATCGGCACCGCGGCCTGCAATACCGCGCGCAGCGTCGACTATGTCGGCGCGGGCACCGTGGAGTTCATCGTTTCCGCCGACCGGCCCGACGAGTTCTTCTTCATGGAGATGAACACCCGCCTGCAGGTGGAACACCCGGTGACCGAGCTGGTCACCGGCGTCGATCTGGTGGAGTGCCAGGTGCGGGTGGCCGCGGGACAGCAGCTGGCGCGCACCCAGGACGAGATCCGCCTGGTGGGCCACGCCGTCGAGGCGCGCGTCTACGCCGAGGACCCGGGTCGCGGTTTCCTGCCGACCGGTGGCACCGTGCTCGCGCTGTCGGAGCCGGAAGGCGGAGGCGTGCGGGTGGATTCGGGTCTGCTCGAAGGCACCGTGGTCGGCAGCGACTACGACCCGATGCTGTCGAAGGTGATCGCGCGCGGCGACACCCGCGCCGACGCCCTGGCCCGGCTCGACCGCGCGCTGGCGCAGACGGTGCTGCTCGGCGTGACGAGCAATATCGAATTCCTGCGCTTCCTGCTCGCCGACGCCGACGTGCAGGCGGGCCGCCTCGACACCGCCCTGCTCGACCGCCGGGTCGCCGACTTCCACCCCGCCCCGGTCTCCGACGACGAGTTCGTCGCCGCCGCGACCTACCACTGGCTGCGCCGCTGGTCGGCCACCGACGGTGATCCGTGGTCGGCGCCCTCGGGCTGGCGCCTGGGCGCACCGGCGCCCACCGTGCTCCGCCTCGCCGCCGGGGACCGGACCCGCCACGTCTTCCTCACGGGCACACCGGAATCCGCGACCGTGCGGCTCACCGACGACGCCGCGAGCGAATCCGCTGCGGGCGCCGGCGCCCGGACCGCCCCGCACGGCGAACCCGCGGCCCGGGCGTCCACGCCCATCGATGACGGAATCCGTTCGCTCACCGCGACTCTCACCGGCGACGTGCTCACGCTCACCGTGGACGGGCTCCGGCGCACCCATCGCGTCGCCGAGGCCGACGGCCAGCTGTGGGTGAGCACCCGCGACGGTGTCGCCGTGCTGCGCGAGGTCGCCGAGGCGAGCGTGCGCGGTGACGCCGGACATGTCGGGGACGCCGAGATCCGCAGCCCCATGCCGGGTGCGGTGATCGCGGCCCCCGTCGCCGACGGCGCGACCGTCGCCGCGGGCGATCCGGTGATCGTCATCGAGGCCATGAAGATGGAACACGCCCTCACCGCGCCGGTCGCGGGCACCGTCGAGGTGCTGGTGCAGCCGGGCGCGCAGGTGAAGCTGGACCAGGTGCTGGTCCGCGTGCTGGCCCACCCCGCCGAAACTGATTCCGCTGTCGCCCACACCGAGCCCGAAGGAAACCCCGCATGACCGACTACCTGTCCACCGGATCGCTGCCGGAGGAGTACCGCCAGCTCGCCCTGACCGTGCGCGACTTCGCCCAGCAGGTCGTCGCCCCGGTCTCGGCGAAACACGATGCCGAGCACAGCTTCCCGTACGAAGTGGTGGCGGGCATGGCCGAGATGGGCCTGTTCGGCCTGCCGTTCCCCGAGGAGTTCGGCGGCATGGGCGGCGACTACTTCGCCCTGTGCCTGGCGCTCGAGGAACTCGGCAAGGTCGACCAGAGCGTGGCCATCACCCTGGAGGCGGGCGTCTCGCTCGGCGCCATGCCGATCTACCGCTTCGGCGACGACAAGCAGAAGACCGAATGGCTGCCCCAGCTCACCAGCGGGCAGGCGCTGGCCGGCTTCGGGCTCACCGAGCCCGACGCGGGCAGCGACGCGGGCGGCACCCGCACCACCGCCGTCGAGGACGGCGAGAGCTGGGTGATCAACGGCGCCAAGCAGTTCATCACCAACTCCGGCACCGACATCACCCGGCTGGTCACCGTCACCGCGGTGACCGGGCAGACCGGCGGCAAGAAGGAGATCTCCACCATCCTGGTGCCGACCTCCACCCCCGGCTTCGTCGCCGAACCGGCCTACAACAAGGTCGGCTGGAACGCCTCCGACACCCACCCGCTCAGCTTCACCGACGTGCGGGTGCCGAAGGAGAACCTGCTCGGCGAGCGCGGCCGCGGCTACGCCAACTTCCTGCGCATCCTCGACGAGGGCCGCATCGCCATCGCCGCGCTCGCGGTCGGCGCCGCGCAGGGCTGCGTGGACGAGAGCGTGCGCTACGCGGGCGAACGCCAGGCGTTCGGGCAGGCCATCGGCCGCAACCAGGCCATCGCGTTCAAGATCGCCCGGATGGAGGCGCGCGCCCACGTGGCCCGCACCGCCTACTACGACGCGGCCGCGCTGATGCTGGCGGGCAAGCCGTTCAAGAAGGCCGCCTCGATCGCCAAGATGGTGGCCAGCGAGGCCGCCATGGACAACGCGCGCGACGCCACCCAGATCTTCGGCGGCAACGGCTTCATGAACGAATACCCCGTGTCCAGGCACTACCGTGACAGCAAGATCCTGGAAATCGGTGAGGGCACGACGGAGGTGCAGCTGATGCTGATCGCTCGGGAGCTGGGTCTGTGACGCGGCGGGTCGTCCA
It encodes the following:
- a CDS encoding ABC transporter permease translates to MFVALRDLRAARGRFLLITTVVLLVAVLVSFLSGLTAGLAHQNISAVEGIDAEHVVFAETGTDPSFDSSVLTEQQIARWRATDGIRVDPIGISRARAEHAGASPEQVALFGGDPSAFGNHPATAPGAVVLSAAAARELSAGAGDTVLLAGHEFTVAEVAGDEWYSHTPVVWTSMADWQAASPRSGAATVLAVTGDASPAALDTEAGTRTVPAQDAVRAIGSYQAENSSLTLMTVLLFAISALVIGAFFTVWTVQRQPDIATLKALGATTGSLVLDALAQAAIVLVAGVAAGLGITAVTSLFLGDAMPFVLSPATTLVPALALIALGLAGAAVALRFLFTTDPLTALGATR
- a CDS encoding ABC transporter ATP-binding protein codes for the protein MALTLTDVTLTYPDGAGRLTALDRVRLRVPGGTIAAVTGPSGSGKSSLLAVAATLIRPDAGTVVLDTDTGSTDLATLGRREAATVRRTAMGIVFQQPNLIPALTAVEQLEVTAHLGGRKRASRGETRTRAMELLAAVGLADHAGKRPAQLSGGQRQRVNIARALMNDPALLVVDEPTSALDTERGAAVLDLITTIARTHRAATILVTHDPTHLHRMDAVYRMTDGHLTPLEVPART
- a CDS encoding type II toxin-antitoxin system VapC family toxin — translated: MIGYLDTSAFIPLLVAEPGSAACRRFWDVADDIVACRLLYVESSAALAQAHRMGRLDEIALRSAMRLRDEYWQQLNVTEVDEALIRTAADFAQAHALRGYDAVHCAAAAQLDDDDLVVASGDRKLLAAWKALGIATFDTNSPEL
- a CDS encoding type II toxin-antitoxin system Phd/YefM family antitoxin, whose product is MVEVGVRDLRDHLSRHLADVRSGRTVTVTDHGKPIARIVPVDRLTALEQLREEGRIQTARKRKRPTAEPVQGSGMVSDLIDDQRR
- a CDS encoding NYN domain-containing protein translates to MSEPKRVIVVDAANVIGSKADGWWRDRAGAARRLLGSIAGLVGRLPEATEVIVVLEGAAKGAVDGDEPTAPRMTVVLAERSGDDKIVEVVAAATGFEQLTVVTADRELRHRVEAYGADSVGPGWLRNQFE
- a CDS encoding SACE_7040 family transcriptional regulator; its protein translation is MAAVEPAPATRRDVLKAQRREQLLDAGARLIADRGFFGVRLDDLGAAVGISGPAVYRHFANKEALLIELLVGVSERLLAGGRAVVEAAESPGAALEGLVDFHLDFAFGDPELIRIQDRDLDNVPAAERRTLRRTQRHYVEVWVQVLRDVHPGLAEETARIQAHAAFGLINSTPHSATPASATKARPVLRQMAMAALTAPVTGG
- a CDS encoding carboxyl transferase domain-containing protein — its product is MTVTHDLDNDAAAATSNRDAHHALVDDLRQRLASTALGGPQKSRERHVARGKLLPRERVEQLLDPGSPFLELAPLAATGMYDDECPAAGVIAGIGRIEGRECLILANDPTVKGGTYYPMSVKKHLRAQEVAAQNNLPCVYLVDSGGAFLPRQDEVFPDRDHFGRIFYNQANMSAKGIAQIAAVLGSCTAGGAYVPAMADEAVIVRDQGTIFLGGPPLVKAATGEVVSAEDLGGGLLHSRTSGVTDHLADDDRDALRIVRKIVGTLGPRPEAPWEVLPTTPPAKAEDELYDVVPVDPRTPFDVHEVIDRIVDGEAGFHEFKAEYGKTLVTGFARIHGHPVGIVANNGVLFSESAMKGAHFIELCDKRKIPLLFLQNITGFMVGRDYEAGGIAKHGAKMVTAVACARVPKLTVVIGGSHGAGNYSMCGRAYSPRFLWMWPNARISVMGGEQAASVLATVRGDQLDSAGKPWSEADQEAFKAPIREQYENQGNPYYATARIWDDGVIAPTDTRTVLGLALSVCAQAPLEPVSYGVFRM
- a CDS encoding acetyl/propionyl/methylcrotonyl-CoA carboxylase subunit alpha — encoded protein: MLNNSHPVDFDTVLVANRGEIAVRVIKTLRAMGIRSVAVYSDADAGARHVREADVAVRLGPAPARESYLSIEKVVDAAIRSGAQAVHPGYGFLSENSAFAAALADAGIVFLGPPAKAIEVMGDKITAKNTVTAFGVPVVPGIAEPGLTDDQLITAAADVGYPVLVKPSAGGGGKGMRRVDRAEDLPAALVSARREAGAAFGDDTLFLERFVTRPRHIEVQVLADKFGNVVHLGERECSLQRRHQKVIEEAPSPLLDPATRARIGTAACNTARSVDYVGAGTVEFIVSADRPDEFFFMEMNTRLQVEHPVTELVTGVDLVECQVRVAAGQQLARTQDEIRLVGHAVEARVYAEDPGRGFLPTGGTVLALSEPEGGGVRVDSGLLEGTVVGSDYDPMLSKVIARGDTRADALARLDRALAQTVLLGVTSNIEFLRFLLADADVQAGRLDTALLDRRVADFHPAPVSDDEFVAAATYHWLRRWSATDGDPWSAPSGWRLGAPAPTVLRLAAGDRTRHVFLTGTPESATVRLTDDAASESAAGAGARTAPHGEPAARASTPIDDGIRSLTATLTGDVLTLTVDGLRRTHRVAEADGQLWVSTRDGVAVLREVAEASVRGDAGHVGDAEIRSPMPGAVIAAPVADGATVAAGDPVIVIEAMKMEHALTAPVAGTVEVLVQPGAQVKLDQVLVRVLAHPAETDSAVAHTEPEGNPA
- a CDS encoding acyl-CoA dehydrogenase family protein, with the translated sequence MTDYLSTGSLPEEYRQLALTVRDFAQQVVAPVSAKHDAEHSFPYEVVAGMAEMGLFGLPFPEEFGGMGGDYFALCLALEELGKVDQSVAITLEAGVSLGAMPIYRFGDDKQKTEWLPQLTSGQALAGFGLTEPDAGSDAGGTRTTAVEDGESWVINGAKQFITNSGTDITRLVTVTAVTGQTGGKKEISTILVPTSTPGFVAEPAYNKVGWNASDTHPLSFTDVRVPKENLLGERGRGYANFLRILDEGRIAIAALAVGAAQGCVDESVRYAGERQAFGQAIGRNQAIAFKIARMEARAHVARTAYYDAAALMLAGKPFKKAASIAKMVASEAAMDNARDATQIFGGNGFMNEYPVSRHYRDSKILEIGEGTTEVQLMLIARELGL